From Vanrija pseudolonga chromosome 1, complete sequence, a single genomic window includes:
- the Nars2 gene encoding putative asparagine--tRNA ligase, mitochondrial → MRPTRALARANALTPTVRAALASAAATADAGPSQATVNGWVRSVRAHKNVAFAEVDDGSGDSVQAVLKGRTAEGITLGSSVRLSGTLSPSRGRGQALELQVSDARVLGPSDPDAYPIQKKALPAPLLREHAHMRFRTTQTAGVMRVRDALARDWHDWFEDHEFVHVHTPILTSSDCEGAGEVFTLSQSLPGPEGSPAPFFPRPTNLAVSGQLHLEAPTHALGRTYTLSPAFRAEPSMTSRHLAEFYMLEAEVAFVDTLDGLLDVAEAAFRGVLSRLLAYDSRRATRARADLAKIAQTLAAEQGEGESGGEGEAAGPLDHLLAAATTPFARITYTDAVALLADEHAVVPFEHAPTWGDGLSSEHEKWLAGTHFNGPVFVTDYPAALKPFYMLPSGPEAAAAAHGPTVACFDLLFPGIGEMAGGSMREHNLDALRARMAASGLSEHEYDWYLDLRRFGSVPHGGWGMGWERWVCWVTGVGNVRDVVAFPRWAGSCRF, encoded by the exons ATGCGTCCCACACGCGCCCTAGCCCGCGCCAACGCACTCACGCCGACGgtccgcgcggcgctcgcatccgccgccgcgaccgccgacGCGGGCCCGTCGCAGGCCACCGTCAACGGCTGGGTCCGCtccgtgcgcgcgcacaaGAACGTCGCGttcgccgaggtcgacgacgggagcGGGGACAGCGTGCAGGCTGTGCTGAAGGGGAGGACGGCGGAGGG CATCACACTCGGCTCCTCAGTCCGCCTAAGCGGcaccctctccccctcccgcggacgcggccaagcgcTCGAACTGCAAGTCTccgacgcgcgcgtcctGGGGCCgtccgaccccgacgcgtaCCCCATCCAGAAGAAGGCCTTGCCTGCCcccctgctgcgcgagcacgcgcatATGCGCTTTCGGACGACGCAGACGGCCGGCGTTATGCGGGTGCGGGATGCGCTCGCGCGGGATTGGCATGATTGGTTTGAG GACCACGAATTCGTCCACGTCCACACCCCGATCCTCACCTCGTCAGACTGTGAGGGCGCCGGAGAAGTCTTCACGCTGTCCCAGTCCCTCCCCGGGCCGGAGGGCTCCCCGGCGCCGTTCTTCCCGCGGCCGaccaacctcgccgtcaGCGGGCAGCTGCACCTCGAGGCGCCGACGCACGCCCTGGGCAGGACATACACGCTCAGCCCGGCGttccgcgccgagccgagcatGACGAGCCGCCACTTGGCCGAGTTCTAcatgctcgaggcggaggtCGCGTtcgtcgacacgctcgacggcctgctcgacgtcgccgaggccgcgttCCGCGGCGTGCTGAGCAGGCTGCTGGCGTACGACTCGCGccgggcgacgcgcgcacgcgccgactTGGCCAAGATTGCGCAgacgctcgcggcggagcagggcgagggggagagcgggggtgagggtgaggcCGCGGGCCCGCTGGATcacctcctcgcggccgccacgacgCCGTTCGCGCGCATCACGTACACGGATGCCgtggcgctcctcgccgacgagcacgccgtcgtgccgTTCGAGCACGCGCCGACGTGGGGCGACGGCCTGAGCTCGGAGCACGAGAAGTGGCTCGCCGGCACGCACTTCAACGGGCCGGTGTTCGTCACCGACTATCCCGCCGCACTGAAGCCGTTCTACATGCTCCCCAGTGGACCCGAGgcggctgccgcggcgcaTGGCCCGACGGTCGCGTGCTTCGACCTGCTGTTCCCCGGTATTGGCGAGATGGCCGGCGGCTCGATGCGCGAGcacaacctcgacgcgctccgcgcccGCATGGCCGCGTCGGGACTGAGCGAGCACGAGTACGACTGGTACCTCGACCTCCGGAGGTTCGGGTCTGTCCCTCACGGCGGGTGGGGCATGGGCTGGGAACGCTGGGTCTGTTGGGTCACGGGCGTCGGCAacgtgcgcgacgtcgttgCGTTCCCTCGCTGGGCTGGCAGCTGCAGGTTCTGA
- the Hddc3 gene encoding Guanosine-3',5'-bis(diphosphate) 3'-pyrophosphohydrolase MESH1 — protein MNTPPPEGSAAANGHGLPHGNGSGSSSYLGLHHHDDDIRLHSPALRQSPPLDERKHECPEGDEPPLALMLRTVDFAAYKHRCQRRKDLDQTPYINHPVAVANLLSSTGVTDIRVLQAAVLHDTVEDTHTTIEEVIRAFGPEVASIVEECTDDTTLTGQERKAEQLRTAPLKSREAQQVKLADKLHNLESISRSPPVGWTVRRIQAYFIWAKHVTDICGPSHPPLAARLQTLYETAHTRVNGEYFPCHPDVCGPLTDQEKKRVDPRFALCQAGDNPCPSPIFF, from the exons ATGAACACGCCTCCACCAGAGGgctccgccgcggccaacggCCACGGCCTTCCccacggcaacggcagcggcagcagcagctacCTCGGCCTGCAtcaccacgacgacgacatccgCCTGCACTCGCCCGCGCTGCGGCAGAgcccgccgctcgacgagcgcaagcaCGAGTgccccgagggcgacgagccgccgctcgcgctcatgcTCCGGACGGTCGACTTTGCAGCCTAT AAACACCGTTGCCAGCGTCGCAAGGATCTCGACCAGACGCCGTACATCAACCACCCTGTt GCGGTCGCCAACCTACTCTCGTCAACCGGCGTCACCGATATCCGGGTTCTGCAGGCCGCCGTCCTCCATGACACAGTAGAGGACACGCATACGACGATTG AGGAAGTAATCCGCGCGTTTGGGCCAGAGGTCGCGTCAATCGTCGAGGAGTGTaccgacgacacgacgtTGACGGGAcaggagcgcaaggcggaGCAGCTGCGGACCGCACCGCTCAAGAGCCGGGAAGCGCAGCAGGTCAAGCTGGccga CAAACTGCACAACCTCGAGTCCATCAGCCGCTCCCCACCAGTCGGCTGGACGGTCCGCCGTATCCAGGCCTACTTCATCTGGGCCAAGCACGTCACCGACATCTGCGGGCCATCGCACCCTCCGCTAGCGGCGCGCCTACAAACACTATACGAGACGGCACATACCCGCGTCAATGGCGAATATTTCCCATGTCACCCGGACGTGTGTGGCCCGCTCACTGAccaggagaagaagcgcgtcGATCCGCGCTTTGCGCTCTGCCAGGCGGGTGACAACCCGTGTCCGAGTCCCATTTTCTTCTAG
- the rpl36 gene encoding 60S ribosomal protein L36 has product MARSNLRYGLNKGHPTTVIPKTVKPSNKKGVKTEKKTFVKSIVREVAGFAPYEKRIMELLRNSKDKKAKKLTKKRLGTLLRSKRKVEELSAIIQEQRRQAGH; this is encoded by the exons ATGGCTCGCTCGAACCTCCGTTACGGCCTCAACAAGGGACACCCCACGACCGTCATCCCCAAGACGGTCAAGCCCTCGAACAAGAAGGGTGTCAAGAC CGAGAAGAAGACCTTCGTCAAGTCGATCGTCCGTGAGGTTGCCGGCTTCGCCCCCTACGAGAAGCGCATTATGGAGTTGCTGCGTAACTcgaaggacaagaaggccaagaagctcACCAAGAAGCGT ctcggcaccctcctccgctccaagcgcaaggtcgaggagctctcCGCCATCATCCAGGAGCAGCGTCGCCAGGCCGGCCACTAA
- the SPCC16C4.10_0 gene encoding putative 6-phosphogluconolactonase — protein sequence MPPPPPAPPVFYSFPDNQKLVDSLANFVIKAQRDAVEKRGKFTIALSGGSLAANLRGLAGQENVQWDKWEVFFCDERAVPLDSEDSNYHSNYVSFLQHVPIPPKQIHTINPAYLDDLEELADDYEKQLVGHFAASNAARYPTFDLMLLGMGKEGETCSLFAGHEVLSERDAWVTSLDDAPNGPKRRITMTIPVLTHCYRAVFVVSGSEKAELLHTVLDEPETGLPCSRVRPAAPGLVFWFADADAARLTKYPPTTFRWIDNQKEAEEAVAAAKERAARRAAQDAE from the exons atgccgccccctccccccgcccctcccGTCTTCTACTCGTTCCCCGACAACCAGAAGCTTGTCG ACTCGCTCGCCAACTTTGTGATCAAGGCGCAGCGCGATGCCGTGGAGAAGCGCGGAAAGTTCACCATTGCCCTTTCTGGCGGttcgctcgccgccaacctGCGCGGTCTGGCTGGACAGGAGAATGTCCAGTGGGACAAGTG GGAGGTCTTCTTCTGTGACGAgcgtgccgtgccgctcgACTCGGAGGACTCAAACTACCACTCAAACTATGTCTCGTTCCTGCAGCACGTCCCCATCCCACCAAAGCAGATCCACACCATCAACCCGGCCTaccttgacgacctcgaggagctggctgACGACTACGAGAAGCAGCTTGTTGGCCACTTTGCCGCTTCCAACGCCGCCCGCTACCCCACTTTCGACCTGATGCTCCTCGGTAtgggcaaggagggcgagacgtGCTCCCTGTTCGCTGGACATGAGGTGCTGAGCGAGCGTGACGCCTGGGTCACTTCGCTGGATGACGCGCCAAACGGACCCAAGAGGCGTATTACCATGAC CATCCCCGTCCTCACTCACTGCTACCGCGCCGTCTTTGTCGTCTCTGGCTCAGAaaaggccgagctgctccaCACTGTGCTTGACGAGCCCGAGACTGGCCTGCCCTGCTCGCGTGTCCGCCCAGC CGCCCCTGGTCTCGTGTTCTGGttcgccgatgccgacgccgcccgcctgACCAAGTACCCTCCCACCACCTTCAGGTGGATCGACAACcagaaggaggccgaggaggcggttgccgctgccaaggagagagctgcgcgccgcgcggcccagGACGCCGAGTAG